In the genome of Andrena cerasifolii isolate SP2316 chromosome 5, iyAndCera1_principal, whole genome shotgun sequence, one region contains:
- the Trxr1 gene encoding thioredoxin reductase 1 isoform X2 codes for MKSRSSKKKKISWCLSCREKPQTVYSDSSDQETEDNMKPLEELAEKQNDSAADQKFMYDLLVIGGGSGGLAAAKEAVNLGAKVAVLDFVTPSPRGTVWGLGGTCINVGCIPKKLFHQAALLGEAIHEATFYGWQLPDPKTVKNDWEELKTAVQNHIKSVNWVTRVELRTKQIEYINANGYFKDQHTICGKMKNGEEKEFTAENILIAVGGRPNYPDIPGALEYGVTSDDIFTLKKAPGKTLVIGAGYIGLECAGFLNGLGYDATIMVRSIVLRGFDQQMANTVAEEMTNRGVHFIYQAKPSKIEKQTDGRLLVSWVDKDGKVHQDVFDTVLFAIGRKPLTQELKPENVGLKLVPDTGKIDAIDEQTNVPNIYAVGDVLHKKPELTPVAIHAGRLLAKRLFGNSTEQMDYINIATTVFSPLEYGCVGLSEESAIAIHGDEKVEVYHAYYKPTEFFIPQKDISHCYLKVITLRDGDQRVLGIHFIGPNAGEVIQGYAVAMKCNVTFPKLKETVGIHPTVAQEFTRVTVTKRSGLDPKPQSCCS; via the exons ATGAAATCTCGTAgctcgaagaagaagaaaatatcGTGGTGCTTGAGCTGCCGAGAAAAGCCACAAACTGTGTATTCAGACTCGAGCGATCAAGAAACTGAAGATAACATGAAGCCATTGGAGGAACTCGCAGAGAAGCAAAATGATTCAGCAG CGGATCAGAAATTCATGTATGATCTCCTCGTCATTGGCGGTGGATCTGGCGGCTTAGCAGCAGCCAAAGAAGCAGTGAATCTAGGTGCAAAAGTTGCAGTTCTTGATTTCGTCACGCCATCTCCAAGAGGCACTGTTTGGGGCTTAGGCGGCACCTGTATAAATGTCGGTTGTATACCGAAGAAACTATTCCATCAAGCCGCACTGCTTGGTGAAGCCATCCAC GAGGCAACTTTCTATGGTTGGCAATTGCCGGACccaaaaactgttaaaaacgATTGGGAGGAATTGAAAACCGCTGTACAGAATCATATAAAATCTGTGAATTGGGTCACACGTGTGGAACTTAGAACAAA ACAAATTGAGTATATCAATGCGAATGGATACTTTAAAGACCAGCACACGATATGCGGAAAAATGAAGAACGGGGAAGAAAAAGAGTTTACAgcagaaaatatattaattgcCGTAGGCGGTAGACCAAACTATCCCGACATCCCTGGTGCTTTAGAGTATGGCGTAACCAGCGATGACATTTTTACCTTGAAGAAAGCACCGGGGAAAACCCTCGTTATTGGCGCAGGGT ATATTGGTTTGGAGTGTGCTGGTTTCTTAAACGGCTTAGGTTACGATGCAACAATAATGGTGCGTTCGATAGTCTTGAGAGGGTTCGATCAGCAAATGGCAAATACCGTTGCCGAGGAAATGACGAACCGCGGTGTGCACTTCATTTACCAAGCTAAGCCATCCAAGATTGAGAAACAAACCGACGGTCGGCTGCTTGTCTCTTGGGTTGATAAA GACGGAAAAGTTCATCAAGATGTTTTCGATACTGTTCTCTTCGCTATTGGTCGTAAACCGCTCACTCAGGAGTTGAAACCTGAGAATGTTGGCCTGAAACTCGTTCCAGACACTGGGAAGATCGACGCGAttgacgaacaaacgaacgttCCAAATATATACGCCGTCGGTGATGTCCTCCAC aAAAAACCGGAGCTTACACCTGTTGCTATACACGCGGGCCGATTGTTGGCAAAAAGGTTGTTCGGAAACTCAACGGAACAAATGGATTACATAAATATAGCGACTACCGTGTTCAGTCCTCTGGAGTATGGCTGCGTCGGTCTTAGCGAAGAGTCAGCAATCGCCATTCACGGGGACGAAAAAGTCGAAGTTTACCATGCATATTACAAACCAACAGAATTCTTCATACCCCAGAAGGATATTTCTCATTGTTACCTAAAAGTTATCACTCTTAGAGATGGTGACCAAAGAGTGCTTGGCATTCATTTCATTGGACCGAATGCTGGCGAAGTGATCCAAGGCTACGCTGTTGCTATGAA ATGCAACGTAACATTCCCAAAACTGAAAGAGACGGTTGGCATTCATCCGACCGTCGCACAGGAATTCACGCGCGTGACCGTAACTAAACGTTCTGGGCTCGACCCCAAGCcacagagctgttgcagttaa
- the LOC143368774 gene encoding uncharacterized protein LOC143368774 produces IKNLICSVYFYIYIYIILNSYRAKEFRLLLLLVKPLHVINGLRPPLSLAAQLRGHLLHPRQERSCTQDSDTQDSDTQDSDTQDSDTQDSDTQDSNTQDSNTQDSDTQDSDTKDSDTKDSDTQDSDTQDSDTQDSDTQDSDTKDSDTQESDTKDSDTKDSDTKNSDTKDSDTNDSDTNDSDTNDSDTNDSDTNDSDTKDSDTQELDTKDSDTKDSDTKDSDTKDSDTKDSDTNDSDTNDSDTNDSDTNDSDTKDSDTQDSDTKDSDTKDSDTQESDTKDSDTKDSDTKDSDTNDSDTNDSDTNDSDTNDSDTNDSDTNDSDTNDSDTNDSDTNDSDIKDFDTQDSGTQDSDIRKSEKQ; encoded by the coding sequence attaagaatttgatatgcagtgtttacttttatatctatatatacatcattttaaacagttatcgtgcaaaagagtttcggttaCTATTGTTATTAGTCAAACCTTTACAtgtaataaacggcctgcggccgcccttaagtttagCCGCCCAgttgcgggggcaccttctgcacccccgccaggaacggtcctgtactcaagactcggatactcaagactcggacactcaagactcggacactcaagactcggacactcaagactcggacactcaagactcgaatactcaagactcgaatactcaagactcggatactcaagactcggatactaaaGACTCGGATACTAAAGACTCGGATACACAAGACTCGGATACACAAGACTCCGATACTCAAGACTccgatactcaagactcggatactaaaGACTCCGATACTCAAGAGTCGGATACTAAAGACTCGGATACTAAAGACTCGGATACTAAAAACTCGGATACTAAAGACTCGGATACTAATGACTCGGATACTAATGACTCGGATACTAATGACTCGGATACTAATGACTCGGATACTAATGACTCGGATACTAAAGACTCCGATACTCAAGAGTTGGATACTAAAGACTCGGATACTAAAGACTCCGATACTAAAGACTCGGATACTAAAGACTCGGATACTAAAGACTCGGATACTAATGACTCGGATACTAATGACTCGGATACTAATGACTCGGATACTAATGACTCGGATACTAAAGACTCCGATACTCAAGACTCCGATACTAAAGACTCGGATACTAAAGACTCCGATACTCAAGAGTCGGATACTAAAGACTCGGATACTAAAGACTCGGATACTAAAGACTCGGATACTAATGACTCGGATACTAATGACTCGGATACTAATGACTCGGATACTAATGACTCGGATACTAATGACTCGGATACTAATGACTCGGATACTAATGACTCGGATACTAATGACTCGGATACTAATGACTCGGATATTAAAGACTtcgatactcaagactcgggtACCCAAGACTCGGATATACGTAAATCCGAGAAACAGTAA
- the Trxr1 gene encoding thioredoxin reductase 1 isoform X4 translates to MAPISDQKFMYDLLVIGGGSGGLAAAKEAVNLGAKVAVLDFVTPSPRGTVWGLGGTCINVGCIPKKLFHQAALLGEAIHEATFYGWQLPDPKTVKNDWEELKTAVQNHIKSVNWVTRVELRTKQIEYINANGYFKDQHTICGKMKNGEEKEFTAENILIAVGGRPNYPDIPGALEYGVTSDDIFTLKKAPGKTLVIGAGYIGLECAGFLNGLGYDATIMVRSIVLRGFDQQMANTVAEEMTNRGVHFIYQAKPSKIEKQTDGRLLVSWVDKDGKVHQDVFDTVLFAIGRKPLTQELKPENVGLKLVPDTGKIDAIDEQTNVPNIYAVGDVLHKKPELTPVAIHAGRLLAKRLFGNSTEQMDYINIATTVFSPLEYGCVGLSEESAIAIHGDEKVEVYHAYYKPTEFFIPQKDISHCYLKVITLRDGDQRVLGIHFIGPNAGEVIQGYAVAMKCNVTFPKLKETVGIHPTVAQEFTRVTVTKRSGLDPKPQSCCS, encoded by the exons ATGGCACCGATTT CGGATCAGAAATTCATGTATGATCTCCTCGTCATTGGCGGTGGATCTGGCGGCTTAGCAGCAGCCAAAGAAGCAGTGAATCTAGGTGCAAAAGTTGCAGTTCTTGATTTCGTCACGCCATCTCCAAGAGGCACTGTTTGGGGCTTAGGCGGCACCTGTATAAATGTCGGTTGTATACCGAAGAAACTATTCCATCAAGCCGCACTGCTTGGTGAAGCCATCCAC GAGGCAACTTTCTATGGTTGGCAATTGCCGGACccaaaaactgttaaaaacgATTGGGAGGAATTGAAAACCGCTGTACAGAATCATATAAAATCTGTGAATTGGGTCACACGTGTGGAACTTAGAACAAA ACAAATTGAGTATATCAATGCGAATGGATACTTTAAAGACCAGCACACGATATGCGGAAAAATGAAGAACGGGGAAGAAAAAGAGTTTACAgcagaaaatatattaattgcCGTAGGCGGTAGACCAAACTATCCCGACATCCCTGGTGCTTTAGAGTATGGCGTAACCAGCGATGACATTTTTACCTTGAAGAAAGCACCGGGGAAAACCCTCGTTATTGGCGCAGGGT ATATTGGTTTGGAGTGTGCTGGTTTCTTAAACGGCTTAGGTTACGATGCAACAATAATGGTGCGTTCGATAGTCTTGAGAGGGTTCGATCAGCAAATGGCAAATACCGTTGCCGAGGAAATGACGAACCGCGGTGTGCACTTCATTTACCAAGCTAAGCCATCCAAGATTGAGAAACAAACCGACGGTCGGCTGCTTGTCTCTTGGGTTGATAAA GACGGAAAAGTTCATCAAGATGTTTTCGATACTGTTCTCTTCGCTATTGGTCGTAAACCGCTCACTCAGGAGTTGAAACCTGAGAATGTTGGCCTGAAACTCGTTCCAGACACTGGGAAGATCGACGCGAttgacgaacaaacgaacgttCCAAATATATACGCCGTCGGTGATGTCCTCCAC aAAAAACCGGAGCTTACACCTGTTGCTATACACGCGGGCCGATTGTTGGCAAAAAGGTTGTTCGGAAACTCAACGGAACAAATGGATTACATAAATATAGCGACTACCGTGTTCAGTCCTCTGGAGTATGGCTGCGTCGGTCTTAGCGAAGAGTCAGCAATCGCCATTCACGGGGACGAAAAAGTCGAAGTTTACCATGCATATTACAAACCAACAGAATTCTTCATACCCCAGAAGGATATTTCTCATTGTTACCTAAAAGTTATCACTCTTAGAGATGGTGACCAAAGAGTGCTTGGCATTCATTTCATTGGACCGAATGCTGGCGAAGTGATCCAAGGCTACGCTGTTGCTATGAA ATGCAACGTAACATTCCCAAAACTGAAAGAGACGGTTGGCATTCATCCGACCGTCGCACAGGAATTCACGCGCGTGACCGTAACTAAACGTTCTGGGCTCGACCCCAAGCcacagagctgttgcagttaa
- the Trxr1 gene encoding thioredoxin reductase 1 isoform X3 produces MATLTLLARLVSFRSAHAKLLEFPWTRCTVPYGRTAMACMCTDQKFMYDLLVIGGGSGGLAAAKEAVNLGAKVAVLDFVTPSPRGTVWGLGGTCINVGCIPKKLFHQAALLGEAIHEATFYGWQLPDPKTVKNDWEELKTAVQNHIKSVNWVTRVELRTKQIEYINANGYFKDQHTICGKMKNGEEKEFTAENILIAVGGRPNYPDIPGALEYGVTSDDIFTLKKAPGKTLVIGAGYIGLECAGFLNGLGYDATIMVRSIVLRGFDQQMANTVAEEMTNRGVHFIYQAKPSKIEKQTDGRLLVSWVDKDGKVHQDVFDTVLFAIGRKPLTQELKPENVGLKLVPDTGKIDAIDEQTNVPNIYAVGDVLHKKPELTPVAIHAGRLLAKRLFGNSTEQMDYINIATTVFSPLEYGCVGLSEESAIAIHGDEKVEVYHAYYKPTEFFIPQKDISHCYLKVITLRDGDQRVLGIHFIGPNAGEVIQGYAVAMKCNVTFPKLKETVGIHPTVAQEFTRVTVTKRSGLDPKPQSCCS; encoded by the exons ATGGCGACGTTAACGCTGCTCGCCAGGCTTGTGTCATTTCGTTCTGCTCACGCCAAATTGCTCGAGTTCCCATGGACTAGGTGCACGGTTCCCTATGGTAGAACTGCGATGGCCTGCATGTGTA CGGATCAGAAATTCATGTATGATCTCCTCGTCATTGGCGGTGGATCTGGCGGCTTAGCAGCAGCCAAAGAAGCAGTGAATCTAGGTGCAAAAGTTGCAGTTCTTGATTTCGTCACGCCATCTCCAAGAGGCACTGTTTGGGGCTTAGGCGGCACCTGTATAAATGTCGGTTGTATACCGAAGAAACTATTCCATCAAGCCGCACTGCTTGGTGAAGCCATCCAC GAGGCAACTTTCTATGGTTGGCAATTGCCGGACccaaaaactgttaaaaacgATTGGGAGGAATTGAAAACCGCTGTACAGAATCATATAAAATCTGTGAATTGGGTCACACGTGTGGAACTTAGAACAAA ACAAATTGAGTATATCAATGCGAATGGATACTTTAAAGACCAGCACACGATATGCGGAAAAATGAAGAACGGGGAAGAAAAAGAGTTTACAgcagaaaatatattaattgcCGTAGGCGGTAGACCAAACTATCCCGACATCCCTGGTGCTTTAGAGTATGGCGTAACCAGCGATGACATTTTTACCTTGAAGAAAGCACCGGGGAAAACCCTCGTTATTGGCGCAGGGT ATATTGGTTTGGAGTGTGCTGGTTTCTTAAACGGCTTAGGTTACGATGCAACAATAATGGTGCGTTCGATAGTCTTGAGAGGGTTCGATCAGCAAATGGCAAATACCGTTGCCGAGGAAATGACGAACCGCGGTGTGCACTTCATTTACCAAGCTAAGCCATCCAAGATTGAGAAACAAACCGACGGTCGGCTGCTTGTCTCTTGGGTTGATAAA GACGGAAAAGTTCATCAAGATGTTTTCGATACTGTTCTCTTCGCTATTGGTCGTAAACCGCTCACTCAGGAGTTGAAACCTGAGAATGTTGGCCTGAAACTCGTTCCAGACACTGGGAAGATCGACGCGAttgacgaacaaacgaacgttCCAAATATATACGCCGTCGGTGATGTCCTCCAC aAAAAACCGGAGCTTACACCTGTTGCTATACACGCGGGCCGATTGTTGGCAAAAAGGTTGTTCGGAAACTCAACGGAACAAATGGATTACATAAATATAGCGACTACCGTGTTCAGTCCTCTGGAGTATGGCTGCGTCGGTCTTAGCGAAGAGTCAGCAATCGCCATTCACGGGGACGAAAAAGTCGAAGTTTACCATGCATATTACAAACCAACAGAATTCTTCATACCCCAGAAGGATATTTCTCATTGTTACCTAAAAGTTATCACTCTTAGAGATGGTGACCAAAGAGTGCTTGGCATTCATTTCATTGGACCGAATGCTGGCGAAGTGATCCAAGGCTACGCTGTTGCTATGAA ATGCAACGTAACATTCCCAAAACTGAAAGAGACGGTTGGCATTCATCCGACCGTCGCACAGGAATTCACGCGCGTGACCGTAACTAAACGTTCTGGGCTCGACCCCAAGCcacagagctgttgcagttaa
- the Trxr1 gene encoding thioredoxin reductase 1 isoform X1, which produces MATLTLLARLVSFRSAHAKLLEFPWTRCTVPYGRTAMACMCIFAAVTKTVFKQRNNKNGLTDQKFMYDLLVIGGGSGGLAAAKEAVNLGAKVAVLDFVTPSPRGTVWGLGGTCINVGCIPKKLFHQAALLGEAIHEATFYGWQLPDPKTVKNDWEELKTAVQNHIKSVNWVTRVELRTKQIEYINANGYFKDQHTICGKMKNGEEKEFTAENILIAVGGRPNYPDIPGALEYGVTSDDIFTLKKAPGKTLVIGAGYIGLECAGFLNGLGYDATIMVRSIVLRGFDQQMANTVAEEMTNRGVHFIYQAKPSKIEKQTDGRLLVSWVDKDGKVHQDVFDTVLFAIGRKPLTQELKPENVGLKLVPDTGKIDAIDEQTNVPNIYAVGDVLHKKPELTPVAIHAGRLLAKRLFGNSTEQMDYINIATTVFSPLEYGCVGLSEESAIAIHGDEKVEVYHAYYKPTEFFIPQKDISHCYLKVITLRDGDQRVLGIHFIGPNAGEVIQGYAVAMKCNVTFPKLKETVGIHPTVAQEFTRVTVTKRSGLDPKPQSCCS; this is translated from the exons ATGGCGACGTTAACGCTGCTCGCCAGGCTTGTGTCATTTCGTTCTGCTCACGCCAAATTGCTCGAGTTCCCATGGACTAGGTGCACGGTTCCCTATGGTAGAACTGCGATGGCCTGCATGTGTA TTTTCGCAGCTGTAACGAAGACTGTTTTCAAACAGAGGAACAACAAAAACGGTTTAA CGGATCAGAAATTCATGTATGATCTCCTCGTCATTGGCGGTGGATCTGGCGGCTTAGCAGCAGCCAAAGAAGCAGTGAATCTAGGTGCAAAAGTTGCAGTTCTTGATTTCGTCACGCCATCTCCAAGAGGCACTGTTTGGGGCTTAGGCGGCACCTGTATAAATGTCGGTTGTATACCGAAGAAACTATTCCATCAAGCCGCACTGCTTGGTGAAGCCATCCAC GAGGCAACTTTCTATGGTTGGCAATTGCCGGACccaaaaactgttaaaaacgATTGGGAGGAATTGAAAACCGCTGTACAGAATCATATAAAATCTGTGAATTGGGTCACACGTGTGGAACTTAGAACAAA ACAAATTGAGTATATCAATGCGAATGGATACTTTAAAGACCAGCACACGATATGCGGAAAAATGAAGAACGGGGAAGAAAAAGAGTTTACAgcagaaaatatattaattgcCGTAGGCGGTAGACCAAACTATCCCGACATCCCTGGTGCTTTAGAGTATGGCGTAACCAGCGATGACATTTTTACCTTGAAGAAAGCACCGGGGAAAACCCTCGTTATTGGCGCAGGGT ATATTGGTTTGGAGTGTGCTGGTTTCTTAAACGGCTTAGGTTACGATGCAACAATAATGGTGCGTTCGATAGTCTTGAGAGGGTTCGATCAGCAAATGGCAAATACCGTTGCCGAGGAAATGACGAACCGCGGTGTGCACTTCATTTACCAAGCTAAGCCATCCAAGATTGAGAAACAAACCGACGGTCGGCTGCTTGTCTCTTGGGTTGATAAA GACGGAAAAGTTCATCAAGATGTTTTCGATACTGTTCTCTTCGCTATTGGTCGTAAACCGCTCACTCAGGAGTTGAAACCTGAGAATGTTGGCCTGAAACTCGTTCCAGACACTGGGAAGATCGACGCGAttgacgaacaaacgaacgttCCAAATATATACGCCGTCGGTGATGTCCTCCAC aAAAAACCGGAGCTTACACCTGTTGCTATACACGCGGGCCGATTGTTGGCAAAAAGGTTGTTCGGAAACTCAACGGAACAAATGGATTACATAAATATAGCGACTACCGTGTTCAGTCCTCTGGAGTATGGCTGCGTCGGTCTTAGCGAAGAGTCAGCAATCGCCATTCACGGGGACGAAAAAGTCGAAGTTTACCATGCATATTACAAACCAACAGAATTCTTCATACCCCAGAAGGATATTTCTCATTGTTACCTAAAAGTTATCACTCTTAGAGATGGTGACCAAAGAGTGCTTGGCATTCATTTCATTGGACCGAATGCTGGCGAAGTGATCCAAGGCTACGCTGTTGCTATGAA ATGCAACGTAACATTCCCAAAACTGAAAGAGACGGTTGGCATTCATCCGACCGTCGCACAGGAATTCACGCGCGTGACCGTAACTAAACGTTCTGGGCTCGACCCCAAGCcacagagctgttgcagttaa
- the LOC143369133 gene encoding matrix metalloproteinase-24, whose product MEVSCILLFCIFFLPGKYESAPVRSKVNNSSVSLSAMDFMKKYGYLETGTADSDALHEEIAITSAIKALQKFGNIPITGQLDNMTLELMAAPRCGVTDILRKKEDQQREKRYLIGSEG is encoded by the exons ATGGAGGTGTCATGTATTCTCttattctgtatattttttcttCCGGGAAAATACGAGTCGGCGCCGGTCCGTTCGAAAGTTAACAATTCCTCGGTATCGTTGTCTGCG ATGGATTTCATGAAAAAGTACGGGTACCTAGAAACCGGCACCGCCGATTCGGATGCGCTGCACGAGGAAATCGCTATAACAAGTGCCATAAAAGCTTTGCAGAAATTTGGCAATATTCCAATCACGGGGCAGCTGGATAACATGACGCTCGAG TTAATGGCAGCTCCGAGATGCGGTGTTACCGACATcttaagaaagaaagaagaccAACAACGCGAGAAACGTTACCTAATAGGATCAGAAGGctga